In the genome of Myroides phaeus, one region contains:
- a CDS encoding PglZ domain-containing protein has product MNKINILWVDDEVDLLKPHILFLEKKNYAVSTCTNGQDAIEMFKEHDFDIVFLDENMPGLSGLETLNEIKAIKNNTPIIMITKSEEEYIMEEAIGAKISDYLIKPVNPNQILLSLKKNLDDSRLISEKSSLSYQKEFRNISMDLMQARDYEDWISIYRKLLYWEQKLENIEDQSLISILDTQKAEANSLFGKFVEKNYEDWINDPENSPVFSHQIFRKWVAPDLKKEDSKILFVVIDNLRYDQWRAFESVVTNHYKVESENSFFSILPTATQYSRNAIFSGLTPLQMSEQLPQYWKNDTDEGGKNLFENEFLQAQLQRLRLNIKNEYFKITNQREGKKLVDNFKSLKDNKLITIVYNFVDMISHAKTEMEVIKELASNDKAYRSLTVSWFKNSPLFEMIQQAQQLGYKLVITTDHGTINCKTPSKVIGDKNTSLNLRYKTGKSLTFENKDVYHVKDPKKIQLPNINISSSYIFAKNDYFLAYQNNFNYYASYFKNTYQHGGISLEEVIVPFIVLTPKS; this is encoded by the coding sequence ATGAATAAAATTAATATACTGTGGGTTGATGATGAAGTTGATTTATTAAAGCCACACATCCTTTTTTTAGAAAAGAAAAACTACGCTGTTAGTACTTGTACTAACGGACAAGATGCAATTGAAATGTTTAAGGAACACGATTTTGATATCGTTTTCTTAGATGAAAATATGCCTGGACTTTCAGGTCTTGAAACATTAAATGAAATTAAAGCTATTAAAAACAATACACCTATCATAATGATCACAAAAAGTGAGGAAGAATACATTATGGAAGAGGCTATTGGTGCTAAAATATCAGATTATTTAATCAAACCTGTAAATCCTAACCAGATTCTACTTTCTTTAAAGAAGAACTTAGATGATTCAAGACTTATTTCTGAAAAATCATCTCTAAGTTACCAAAAAGAGTTTAGAAATATCTCTATGGACTTAATGCAAGCGCGTGATTATGAAGATTGGATCTCTATCTATAGAAAACTGTTGTATTGGGAACAAAAGCTGGAAAATATTGAAGATCAAAGTTTAATTTCAATCTTAGATACTCAAAAAGCTGAAGCCAATTCACTCTTCGGAAAGTTTGTTGAAAAAAATTATGAAGACTGGATTAATGATCCTGAAAACAGTCCAGTTTTTTCCCACCAAATATTTCGTAAATGGGTAGCTCCTGATTTAAAGAAAGAAGACTCTAAAATTCTGTTTGTTGTAATTGACAACTTAAGATATGACCAATGGAGAGCTTTTGAATCTGTCGTAACCAATCACTATAAAGTAGAATCAGAAAACAGCTTCTTCTCTATTCTACCAACGGCTACTCAATATTCACGTAATGCAATCTTCTCTGGTTTAACTCCTTTGCAGATGTCTGAGCAATTGCCTCAATATTGGAAAAATGATACAGATGAAGGCGGAAAGAACTTATTTGAGAATGAATTCTTACAAGCACAATTACAACGTTTGCGTTTAAATATTAAAAACGAATACTTCAAAATCACTAACCAACGTGAAGGTAAAAAACTTGTAGACAACTTTAAATCACTGAAAGACAATAAACTGATTACTATTGTTTACAACTTTGTAGATATGATTTCTCACGCAAAAACTGAAATGGAAGTAATTAAAGAGCTTGCGTCAAATGACAAAGCTTACCGTTCTTTAACTGTTAGTTGGTTTAAAAACTCTCCTCTTTTTGAGATGATTCAGCAAGCACAACAGTTAGGTTATAAACTTGTTATTACTACAGATCACGGTACTATCAACTGTAAAACACCTTCAAAAGTAATTGGTGATAAAAATACAAGTTTAAACCTACGTTACAAAACTGGCAAGAGCCTTACCTTTGAAAACAAAGATGTTTACCACGTAAAAGACCCTAAAAAAATACAATTACCAAACATTAATATCAGTAGTTCTTATATTTTTGCAAAAAATGATTACTTCTTAGCGTATCAGAATAATTTCAACTATTACGCTTCTTATTTTAAAAACACCTACCAACACGGAGGTATTTCATTAGAAGAAGTAATCGTACCATTTATTGTTTTAACACCTAAATCGTAA
- the tsaE gene encoding tRNA (adenosine(37)-N6)-threonylcarbamoyltransferase complex ATPase subunit type 1 TsaE: MTEIVYSLKDIKEVAKKVIDNLQHKIVLFNAPMGAGKTTLIKELSEYIGVKDMTSSPTFSIVNEYKSETTNERVYHFDLYRLNDEEEAYDMGMDEYLDSNSWCFIEWPEKTPTIIPDEHAEIEIEILENGNRKLVLRNN, translated from the coding sequence ATGACTGAGATTGTATACTCGTTAAAAGATATCAAAGAAGTTGCTAAAAAAGTAATTGACAACTTACAACATAAAATTGTTTTATTCAATGCTCCTATGGGGGCTGGTAAAACAACATTAATTAAAGAATTAAGTGAGTATATTGGAGTTAAGGATATGACCAGTAGCCCTACCTTCTCTATTGTAAATGAATACAAGTCAGAGACTACAAACGAAAGAGTTTATCATTTTGACTTATATCGTTTAAATGATGAAGAAGAGGCTTATGATATGGGAATGGACGAATACCTTGATTCTAACAGCTGGTGCTTTATTGAATGGCCTGAGAAAACGCCAACAATAATACCAGACGAACACGCTGAAATTGAAATAGAAATATTAGAAAACGGCAACAGAAAACTTGTATTACGAAATAATTAA
- a CDS encoding alanine dehydrogenase codes for MAMTTPFSKKDLIPLEECLMVERKRSDMFIGVPKENFTTEKRICITPEAVQTLSTYGHRVLIEKGAGEAASYSDLEYSKAGAELTSDPKKVYSCQIIVKVVPPTLDEIKLMAPYTVIWSTVQLKTLSKEYFDALSKKKISAIGFDFIHDKYGAYPAISTLSEIAGISSIQIAAELMTTTNNGKGLLFGNVTGVLPTEVVILGSGLVAEYAAKTALGMGANVKVFDNSIQKLRRLQNNLPQQISTSTIQEKILQKALMRCDVAIGAIRGKNRAPIVVSETMVENMKKGAVIIDVSIDSGGCFETSELTTHENPTIVKSGVIHYGVPNITSRYSKTASMALSNIITPMLIEYAENGDLDGAVHSDSVLQTGIYSYKGLITNRNVAEWFNLDYKDIHLFAF; via the coding sequence ATGGCGATGACAACTCCTTTTTCAAAGAAAGACCTTATACCTTTAGAAGAATGTCTAATGGTAGAACGCAAACGAAGTGATATGTTTATCGGAGTTCCTAAAGAGAACTTCACTACAGAGAAACGCATTTGTATTACCCCAGAGGCAGTGCAAACCTTAAGCACTTACGGACATCGTGTACTTATTGAAAAAGGGGCTGGAGAAGCCGCAAGTTATAGCGATTTAGAATACAGTAAAGCGGGTGCTGAATTAACAAGTGATCCTAAAAAGGTGTATAGCTGTCAGATTATTGTAAAAGTAGTACCTCCTACTCTTGATGAAATCAAGCTAATGGCTCCTTATACTGTAATTTGGTCCACTGTACAGCTAAAAACGCTTAGCAAAGAGTATTTTGATGCATTATCAAAAAAGAAAATATCTGCTATTGGTTTTGATTTTATTCACGATAAATACGGTGCATACCCAGCAATTAGTACACTTAGTGAAATAGCAGGTATATCTTCTATTCAAATTGCGGCCGAATTAATGACTACTACAAACAATGGTAAAGGCCTATTATTTGGTAATGTAACTGGTGTACTTCCTACAGAAGTAGTTATTTTAGGTTCTGGGTTAGTAGCTGAATACGCTGCTAAAACAGCATTAGGAATGGGAGCTAACGTCAAGGTATTTGACAACTCTATTCAAAAATTGCGCAGACTACAAAACAACCTTCCTCAACAAATCTCAACTTCTACTATACAAGAAAAAATACTTCAAAAAGCATTAATGCGTTGTGATGTTGCTATCGGTGCCATAAGAGGTAAAAATAGAGCTCCTATCGTTGTTAGTGAAACAATGGTTGAAAATATGAAAAAAGGAGCTGTCATTATTGATGTTTCTATTGATTCTGGCGGATGTTTTGAAACCTCTGAATTAACAACGCACGAAAACCCTACGATAGTTAAGTCTGGTGTAATACACTACGGAGTTCCTAATATTACTTCTCGTTATAGTAAAACTGCTTCAATGGCTTTGAGCAATATCATTACTCCTATGCTAATTGAATACGCTGAAAATGGAGATTTAGATGGTGCTGTACATTCTGACTCTGTGTTGCAAACAGGAATTTATAGCTATAAAGGATTAATCACAAATCGCAATGTAGCAGAATGGTTCAATCTTGATTATAAAGACATACATCTATTCGCATTTTAA
- a CDS encoding DUF4258 domain-containing protein produces the protein MKFPQRLAYYLFGLLIGAMFLFFFFGEKKTDFCYLPNCRVLKDLRSKPVLYSNDAEVKLTEGWVTKDDIRKTLMYGKVDFSESKVELEKGKLYVISGRNSENEPIIVKMINYENKVKLYDIEKVSK, from the coding sequence ATGAAGTTTCCACAACGTTTAGCTTATTACTTATTTGGACTATTAATTGGTGCCATGTTTTTATTCTTCTTCTTTGGTGAAAAGAAAACAGACTTTTGTTACTTACCAAATTGTAGAGTTTTAAAAGATTTGAGAAGTAAACCTGTACTATATTCAAATGATGCAGAGGTAAAACTTACAGAAGGATGGGTTACTAAAGACGATATCCGTAAAACATTAATGTATGGGAAAGTTGACTTTTCTGAAAGTAAAGTTGAACTTGAAAAAGGTAAACTATACGTTATTTCTGGTAGAAACAGTGAAAATGAGCCTATTATAGTTAAGATGATTAACTATGAGAATAAAGTTAAGTTATACGACATTGAAAAAGTTTCAAAATAG
- a CDS encoding cytochrome-c peroxidase — MFKIKYIVFLSLFMLIVSCKQSENSYDNVSFNKYLLEKVAVLEQEVDHMLDAVELQKDSIYIREAFVKSRIAFKEIEWAVSYFLPHTNKSINGPALDQLDLDENKFIPAEGFQVIEEMIYSDFKEVDYKELLTEVKIVKNNVNSIRKNFDVITISDTSVLEALKMEVFQVTTLGITGFDTPESGLRFIEAEASLRGVLEALLLTEKWREAEKFAELNKLLVEAIAICELNPDKNEFDYLDYIVTYLDSIAKGVVTLQKELGIPFNQGNQVVKGEVGSLFEKYLINLNAFLPDESYYMTPAKIALGKELFFERKLSKNHVRSCSDCHHSDKAFSDGLKTSLDLQGNPLKRNTPSLNYAAYYHGQFWDMRSVTLESQSSDVITNEDEMHGNLEEIVKHLRDSESYRHKFKEVFVGSEQIEVWQLENALASYIRSLSVFSSRFDLYMRGDQTALTKKEKNGFNLFVGKGECATCHFIPVFNGTVPPYFTNSEQEVLGIPMDKEGTKLDMDLGRYVFNTDLEQLKYAFKTPTVRNAGESGPYMHNGVYETLEEVMDFYNKGGGIGLGLDVPNQTLPESPLELTDEEMSDVITFMKALSDRK, encoded by the coding sequence ATGTTTAAAATTAAGTATATAGTTTTTTTGTCTTTGTTTATGCTAATTGTAAGCTGTAAACAGTCAGAAAATAGTTATGATAATGTTTCTTTTAATAAGTATTTGCTTGAAAAGGTTGCTGTTTTAGAGCAAGAAGTAGATCATATGCTTGATGCGGTGGAGTTACAAAAGGATAGTATTTATATTCGAGAAGCATTTGTAAAAAGTAGAATAGCCTTTAAAGAAATAGAATGGGCTGTATCTTATTTTTTACCCCATACAAATAAGTCAATAAATGGACCTGCATTGGATCAATTAGATTTAGATGAAAATAAGTTTATACCAGCAGAGGGCTTTCAAGTGATAGAAGAAATGATTTATAGTGATTTTAAAGAGGTCGATTATAAGGAATTGTTAACAGAAGTAAAAATCGTTAAAAATAATGTAAACAGTATTCGTAAGAATTTTGATGTTATTACTATTTCAGATACATCTGTTTTAGAAGCTTTAAAAATGGAGGTGTTTCAGGTCACAACTCTTGGTATAACAGGGTTTGATACTCCAGAGAGTGGATTGCGATTTATTGAAGCTGAGGCGAGTTTGCGCGGTGTTCTTGAGGCTTTATTGTTAACAGAAAAATGGAGAGAGGCAGAGAAATTTGCTGAGTTAAACAAGTTGTTGGTTGAAGCTATTGCTATATGTGAATTAAACCCTGATAAAAATGAGTTTGATTACTTGGATTATATTGTAACTTATTTAGATTCAATTGCAAAAGGTGTAGTAACCTTACAAAAGGAGTTAGGTATTCCTTTTAATCAAGGAAATCAAGTGGTAAAAGGAGAGGTAGGATCTTTGTTTGAAAAATATCTTATTAATTTGAATGCTTTTTTGCCAGATGAATCATATTATATGACACCTGCAAAAATAGCATTAGGTAAGGAGTTGTTTTTTGAACGTAAGTTGTCAAAAAATCACGTGCGTAGTTGCTCTGATTGTCACCATTCAGATAAGGCATTTTCAGATGGGTTAAAAACATCTTTAGATTTGCAAGGAAATCCATTAAAACGAAATACTCCATCTTTAAACTATGCTGCTTATTATCACGGTCAGTTTTGGGATATGAGAAGTGTTACATTAGAGAGCCAATCTTCGGATGTAATTACTAATGAAGATGAGATGCATGGAAACTTAGAAGAGATAGTAAAACATTTGCGAGATTCTGAATCATATAGACATAAGTTTAAAGAAGTTTTTGTAGGTAGTGAACAGATTGAAGTTTGGCAATTAGAGAATGCTTTGGCGTCTTATATTCGCTCGCTATCTGTTTTTAGTTCTCGTTTTGATTTGTATATGAGAGGAGATCAGACTGCCTTGACAAAAAAAGAAAAGAATGGGTTTAATTTATTTGTTGGAAAAGGAGAGTGTGCTACTTGTCATTTTATTCCTGTATTCAATGGAACAGTACCTCCATATTTTACTAATTCAGAACAAGAGGTATTGGGGATTCCTATGGATAAAGAGGGAACAAAATTAGATATGGATTTAGGTAGATATGTATTTAATACAGATTTAGAGCAGCTAAAATATGCATTTAAAACACCAACTGTTAGAAATGCAGGAGAAAGTGGTCCGTATATGCATAATGGTGTGTATGAAACTTTGGAAGAAGTAATGGATTTTTATAATAAAGGAGGAGGAATAGGGTTAGGGCTTGATGTACCAAATCAAACGTTGCCTGAGTCTCCCTTAGAATTAACAGATGAAGAGATGAGTGATGTAATTACTTTTATGAAAGCATTGAGTGATAGGAAATAA
- the recG gene encoding ATP-dependent DNA helicase RecG yields MSRNILDTPIEYLKGVGPHRGDLFKKELGIFTYRDLLHLYPNRYIDRTQYYKINELQSNSSEVQIVGKIIHIKTVEQKRGKRLVATFTDGTGQIELVWFQGFKWIQENLQLNTPYVAFGKLNSFNYTFSMPHPELELLEEHKKNIASTMQAVYPSTEKFGSKISNKTLIKLMTQLLNESHTSFIDTLSPDFRKQLTLISMPEALINIHFPKDHDILNKAQFRLKFEELFYLQMQLLIKNIARKGKIKGFPFETVGDYFNTFYKNHLPFPLTGAQKRVLKEIRNDVGQPAQMNRLLQGDVGSGKTIVAFMSSLLALDNGFQACIVAPTEILATQHFIGISELAEPLGLNVKLLTGSTKTAERRVIHQELAEGSLHILIGTHALFEDKVIFKNLGLAIIDEQHRFGVEQRSKLWKKNIIPPHVLVMTATPIPRTLAMSLYGDLDISVIDELPPGRKPISTAHYFEGKRLAVWHFIKQEIAKGRQVYIVYPLIDESETLDYKNLMEGYEGISRDFPLPEYSVSIVHGQMTPAEKDREMERFAKGETNIMVATTVIEVGVNVPNASVMIIESAERFGLSQLHQLRGRVGRGAEQSYCILMTGDKLSNDSKIRMETMCRTNDGFEISEVDLKLRGPGDIMGTQQSGTLPLKIADLVKDQEIMHYARHHAVELLKKDPSLEDPENQYIKQKIELLNSKTTIWNYIS; encoded by the coding sequence ATGAGCAGAAATATCCTTGACACCCCTATCGAATACCTTAAAGGCGTTGGACCACATCGTGGAGACTTGTTTAAGAAAGAGTTAGGTATATTTACTTATAGAGACTTGCTACACTTGTATCCTAACCGATACATAGATCGTACGCAATACTACAAAATCAACGAACTACAAAGTAATAGTAGTGAGGTACAAATTGTAGGAAAAATTATTCATATAAAAACAGTAGAACAAAAAAGAGGTAAGCGCTTAGTGGCAACTTTTACTGATGGTACGGGACAAATTGAGTTAGTTTGGTTTCAGGGATTCAAATGGATTCAGGAAAACTTACAACTTAATACCCCTTATGTTGCTTTTGGTAAGCTTAATAGTTTCAACTACACATTTTCAATGCCTCATCCTGAGCTTGAACTCTTAGAAGAACACAAAAAAAACATCGCTTCTACTATGCAAGCGGTTTATCCTTCTACAGAAAAGTTTGGCTCTAAAATTTCTAATAAAACTTTAATTAAGTTGATGACGCAACTCTTAAATGAGAGTCACACTTCATTTATTGATACTTTATCTCCTGATTTCAGAAAGCAACTAACGTTAATATCAATGCCAGAAGCATTGATTAACATTCACTTTCCTAAAGATCACGACATACTGAATAAAGCACAATTCAGATTAAAGTTTGAAGAGCTGTTCTACTTGCAAATGCAATTACTTATTAAGAATATTGCGAGAAAAGGAAAAATCAAAGGTTTCCCTTTTGAAACAGTAGGTGATTATTTCAATACATTTTACAAGAACCACCTACCCTTTCCGCTAACAGGCGCACAGAAACGTGTGCTTAAAGAAATCAGAAATGACGTTGGCCAGCCTGCCCAAATGAATCGCCTACTACAAGGTGACGTGGGTTCAGGTAAGACCATAGTTGCGTTTATGAGTTCTCTTTTAGCCTTAGACAATGGTTTTCAGGCGTGTATTGTTGCCCCTACGGAAATCTTAGCTACTCAACACTTTATTGGTATAAGTGAGTTGGCAGAACCATTAGGTTTAAACGTCAAACTATTAACAGGATCTACTAAAACAGCTGAGCGAAGAGTAATTCACCAAGAGCTTGCTGAAGGTAGCCTACATATCTTAATAGGAACGCACGCTTTATTTGAGGACAAGGTTATCTTTAAGAACTTAGGTTTAGCCATTATAGATGAACAACACCGTTTTGGTGTAGAACAGCGTTCGAAATTATGGAAGAAAAACATCATTCCTCCTCACGTACTGGTAATGACTGCAACTCCAATTCCAAGAACGCTTGCTATGAGTTTATATGGAGATCTTGACATTTCTGTAATTGATGAATTACCACCTGGAAGAAAGCCAATTAGTACAGCTCATTATTTTGAGGGTAAAAGACTCGCAGTTTGGCATTTCATCAAACAAGAAATCGCTAAAGGCAGACAAGTATATATCGTATATCCTTTAATTGATGAAAGTGAAACATTAGATTACAAGAATTTGATGGAAGGATATGAAGGTATATCACGTGATTTTCCATTACCTGAATACAGCGTGAGTATTGTACACGGGCAAATGACTCCTGCTGAAAAAGACCGTGAAATGGAGCGTTTTGCAAAAGGAGAAACCAATATTATGGTAGCTACTACCGTTATTGAAGTTGGAGTAAATGTTCCGAATGCTTCTGTTATGATTATAGAAAGCGCTGAACGTTTTGGTTTATCGCAGTTACACCAGTTAAGAGGTCGTGTTGGTCGTGGTGCCGAACAGAGTTATTGTATATTAATGACGGGAGATAAACTAAGCAACGATTCTAAAATTAGAATGGAAACGATGTGTAGAACTAATGATGGTTTTGAAATATCTGAAGTAGATTTAAAACTTCGTGGACCTGGTGATATAATGGGAACACAACAAAGTGGTACGTTGCCATTAAAAATTGCCGATCTTGTTAAGGACCAAGAGATAATGCATTATGCAAGACATCACGCAGTTGAACTTCTAAAGAAAGACCCTTCATTAGAAGATCCTGAAAACCAATATATAAAACAAAAAATAGAGCTATTAAATAGCAAAACAACCATTTGGAATTACATAAGCTAA
- a CDS encoding non-canonical purine NTP diphosphatase — protein MKLVFASNNKNKIKEIKNQLPDSIEILSLEDIGCVVDIPETADTIEGNALLKADFIKRHYGYDCFADDSGLEVDALNGAPGVYSARYAGEQKNDEDNMDKLLRELKDKDNRKANFKTVITLHIKGETYNFTGIVNGQIIDQRKGTDGFGYDPIFQADGMDKTFAEISMEEKIAISHRGKAVKQLVEFLLQAE, from the coding sequence ATGAAATTAGTATTCGCATCAAACAACAAAAACAAGATTAAAGAAATCAAAAATCAACTACCTGATTCTATCGAAATATTAAGTTTGGAAGACATCGGATGTGTTGTTGATATTCCAGAAACAGCTGATACAATTGAGGGAAACGCTCTTTTAAAAGCAGACTTTATTAAACGTCACTACGGTTATGACTGTTTTGCTGACGACTCAGGACTTGAAGTTGACGCTTTGAACGGAGCGCCTGGTGTTTACTCTGCTCGTTATGCAGGGGAACAAAAAAATGACGAGGACAATATGGACAAGTTGTTACGTGAATTGAAAGACAAAGACAATAGAAAAGCCAACTTTAAAACTGTCATTACATTACATATCAAAGGTGAAACGTATAATTTTACTGGTATTGTAAACGGTCAAATCATTGACCAACGCAAAGGAACAGATGGTTTTGGATATGATCCTATTTTTCAAGCAGATGGAATGGATAAAACTTTTGCAGAAATAAGTATGGAAGAAAAAATCGCTATTAGTCACAGAGGAAAAGCTGTTAAACAATTAGTAGAATTCTTATTACAAGCAGAATAA
- a CDS encoding DEAD/DEAH box helicase — translation MNNFEQLGLNESLLSAIKDLGFENPSEIQQKAIPLLLERNTDIVALAQTGTGKTAAFGFPLIQKIDVSNKNTQALILSPTRELCLQIANEIKQYSKYVKGLHTVAIYGGASITEQAKDIKRGAHIIVATPGRMQDMINRGMVNIKNIEYCVLDEADEMLNMGFYEDITAILADTPREKSTWLFSATMPAEVARIAREFMKTPEEITVGHKNEGNKSVSHEFYLVSARDRYLALKRLADANPNIFSVVFCRTKRDTQAIAEKLIEDGYNAAALHGDLSQAQRDGVMKSFRAKQIQMLVATDVAARGIDVDDITHVINYQLPDEIETYTHRSGRTGRAGKSGVSMVIVTKSELRKISAIERIIKNKFEEKPIPSGIEICEIQLFHLANRIKEVEVSPEIEAYLPAISELLQDFDKEEIIKKVVSVEFNQFLEYYQKASNSLSTVGGANRNNSKEVPTDGAVRFFVNLGAKDDLDWMSLKDYLRDTLELGRDDLFKVDVKEGFSFFNTEAEHAEKVMETLNGVTYNGRRVNVEISNNDGGRNSGRRDHGNRGGGRGRGGERRSSEGRGGERRSFGGERRSSEGRGERRSSEGRGERRSSDRSPRNERGSRRSNDGDSSRRSRRD, via the coding sequence ATGAACAATTTCGAACAATTAGGATTAAATGAATCTCTTTTATCAGCGATTAAAGATTTAGGTTTTGAAAATCCATCTGAGATCCAACAAAAGGCGATTCCATTACTATTAGAAAGAAATACCGATATTGTTGCGTTAGCCCAAACGGGGACTGGGAAAACCGCAGCATTTGGTTTCCCTTTGATTCAAAAGATAGACGTGTCTAATAAAAACACACAAGCTCTTATCTTATCGCCGACTAGAGAGTTATGTTTGCAAATCGCAAACGAAATCAAACAGTATTCGAAGTACGTAAAAGGACTTCATACTGTAGCTATTTATGGTGGGGCAAGCATTACAGAACAAGCAAAAGACATCAAACGTGGTGCTCATATCATCGTTGCTACTCCAGGTAGAATGCAAGATATGATCAACCGTGGTATGGTGAACATCAAGAACATCGAGTACTGTGTATTAGATGAGGCGGATGAAATGCTTAATATGGGCTTCTACGAAGATATCACTGCTATTTTAGCGGATACACCAAGAGAAAAAAGTACTTGGTTATTCTCAGCTACAATGCCAGCTGAAGTTGCGAGAATCGCAAGAGAATTTATGAAAACACCGGAAGAAATTACGGTTGGACATAAAAACGAAGGTAACAAAAGCGTTAGTCACGAGTTTTACTTAGTATCTGCAAGAGATCGCTATTTAGCTTTAAAACGCTTAGCAGATGCAAATCCAAATATTTTCTCAGTTGTATTTTGTAGAACAAAAAGAGATACACAAGCAATTGCAGAAAAATTAATTGAAGATGGTTACAATGCTGCTGCTCTTCATGGAGATTTATCGCAAGCTCAACGTGATGGTGTTATGAAGTCTTTCCGTGCTAAGCAAATTCAAATGTTAGTTGCTACTGACGTTGCTGCTCGTGGAATTGACGTTGATGACATTACACACGTAATCAACTATCAATTACCAGACGAAATCGAAACTTACACTCACCGTAGTGGACGTACAGGACGTGCTGGTAAATCAGGTGTTTCTATGGTAATTGTTACCAAAAGTGAATTAAGAAAAATTTCTGCAATCGAAAGAATTATCAAAAATAAATTCGAAGAGAAACCAATTCCTTCTGGAATTGAAATTTGCGAAATTCAATTATTCCACTTAGCTAACAGAATCAAAGAAGTAGAAGTTAGCCCTGAAATCGAGGCTTACTTACCTGCTATCTCTGAATTATTACAAGACTTCGACAAAGAAGAAATCATTAAAAAAGTAGTTTCTGTAGAGTTTAACCAATTCTTAGAGTACTACCAAAAAGCTTCTAACAGTTTATCTACTGTAGGTGGTGCAAACCGTAACAACTCGAAAGAGGTTCCTACTGATGGTGCTGTACGTTTCTTCGTAAACTTAGGTGCTAAAGATGATTTAGATTGGATGTCTTTAAAAGATTATTTACGTGATACTTTAGAATTAGGTCGTGATGACTTATTCAAAGTTGATGTAAAAGAAGGTTTCTCTTTCTTTAATACTGAAGCTGAACACGCTGAAAAAGTAATGGAAACTCTTAACGGAGTTACTTACAACGGAAGACGTGTTAACGTTGAAATCTCTAATAATGATGGTGGACGTAACAGCGGAAGACGTGATCATGGAAACCGTGGTGGTGGACGTGGACGCGGTGGTGAAAGAAGATCATCTGAAGGTCGTGGCGGAGAGAGAAGATCTTTCGGTGGCGAAAGAAGATCATCTGAAGGTCGCGGAGAAAGAAGATCGTCTGAAGGTCGTGGAGAAAGAAGATCATCTGATCGTTCTCCAAGAAATGAAAGAGGATCAAGAAGAAGTAATGACGGTGATTCTTCAAGAAGATCAAGAAGAGACTAA
- a CDS encoding carboxypeptidase-like regulatory domain-containing protein: MRNFTVFLFLILTTVGVLAQDKTTVSGTILNDKSFLPIDDVNVINITKVKGTISKRDGSFSVEASLNDSIHFSFPGYVPIKLKVTNDWINNDNLKVYFTEQSIELDEIVIKKFDLTGYLEVDTKLIALNEKMQFDFYRRNQTPYYGTAMGTFFSPVDVVYNLFKGKSKKLKKLEAIKEDQNMIALMQTRYDREIVCGLLDITREDIVKSLQNCNYSDKFIYTATDFQIYQALSDCFENSKVLATKKVNTSN; encoded by the coding sequence ATGAGAAATTTTACAGTTTTTTTATTTCTAATACTTACTACTGTGGGTGTTTTGGCGCAAGACAAGACAACTGTAAGTGGTACTATTCTAAATGATAAATCTTTTCTACCGATCGATGATGTAAATGTAATTAACATCACTAAAGTCAAAGGAACCATCAGTAAACGCGATGGTAGCTTCTCTGTAGAAGCAAGTCTTAACGACTCTATTCATTTTTCTTTTCCTGGTTATGTACCAATTAAACTAAAAGTTACAAACGACTGGATTAACAATGACAACTTAAAAGTGTACTTTACTGAACAAAGTATTGAACTTGATGAAATTGTTATCAAGAAGTTTGACCTAACTGGTTATTTGGAAGTTGACACTAAACTTATTGCATTAAACGAAAAAATGCAGTTTGACTTCTACAGAAGAAACCAAACTCCGTATTACGGAACTGCAATGGGTACATTCTTTAGCCCTGTTGATGTGGTTTATAATCTATTTAAAGGAAAATCTAAAAAACTTAAAAAACTTGAAGCTATTAAAGAGGATCAGAATATGATTGCTTTAATGCAAACAAGGTATGACCGTGAAATCGTTTGTGGACTTTTAGATATCACAAGAGAGGACATCGTTAAATCATTACAAAATTGCAACTATAGTGATAAATTCATCTATACGGCTACTGATTTTCAAATATATCAAGCACTTAGCGATTGTTTTGAAAACTCTAAAGTTCTTGCTACTAAAAAAGTAAATACATCTAATTAA